From a region of the Arachis ipaensis cultivar K30076 chromosome B09, Araip1.1, whole genome shotgun sequence genome:
- the LOC107618790 gene encoding polyadenylate-binding protein 1 isoform X1, giving the protein MEQEEHEVYGADIPDEADMDADADLQEHDDDHDNNHHASSHANKQDLEDMKKRLKEIEEEASALREMQAKVEKEMGAVQDSTGSSASQAEKEEVDSRSIYVGNVDYACTPEEVQQHFQSCGTVNRVTILTDKFGQPKGFAYVEFVEIDAVQNALLLNESELHGRQLKVSAKRTNVPGMKQYFGRRPGGFRSRRPFMPAPFYPPYGYGRVPRFRRPTRYRPY; this is encoded by the exons atggagcAGGAAGAACACGAAGTGTACGGTGCCGACATCCCCGACGAAGCTGACATGGACGCCGACGCCGACCTTCAGGAACACGACGACGACCATGACAACAACCACCATGCCTCCTCTCACGCTAACAAG CAGGACTTGGAGGACATGAAGAAGAGGCTGAAGGAGATTGAGGAAGAAGCTAGCGCCCTACGTGAAATGCAGGCCAAGGTCGAGAAAGAGATGGGCGCTGTTCAAG ATTCAACTGGATCTTCTGCAAGTCAAGCTGAAAAGGAGGAAGTGGATTCTCGATCAATCTATGTTGGTAAT GTTGACTATGCATGCACACCTGAAGAAGTTCAACAGCATTTTCAGTCGTGTGGAACTGTGAACAGAGTTACAATATTGACAGACAAATTTGGGCAGCCAAAAGGATTTGCTTATGTAGAGTTCGTTGAGATAGATGCTGTTCAGAATGCTCTCCTGTTAAATGAATCAGAATTGCATGGTCGACAACTGAAG GTGTCTGCTAAGCGTACAAATGTTCCTGGGATGAAACAGTATTTTGGAAGACGACCTGGGGGTTTCCGATCCAGGAGGCCTTTCATGCCTGCTCCATTCTATCCACCATATGGTTATGG AAGGGTCCCAAGGTTTAGAAGACCTACTCGATACAGGCCATACTAG
- the LOC107618790 gene encoding polyadenylate-binding protein 1 isoform X2, with translation MEQEEHEVYGADIPDEADMDADADLQEHDDDHDNNHHASSHANKDLEDMKKRLKEIEEEASALREMQAKVEKEMGAVQDSTGSSASQAEKEEVDSRSIYVGNVDYACTPEEVQQHFQSCGTVNRVTILTDKFGQPKGFAYVEFVEIDAVQNALLLNESELHGRQLKVSAKRTNVPGMKQYFGRRPGGFRSRRPFMPAPFYPPYGYGRVPRFRRPTRYRPY, from the exons atggagcAGGAAGAACACGAAGTGTACGGTGCCGACATCCCCGACGAAGCTGACATGGACGCCGACGCCGACCTTCAGGAACACGACGACGACCATGACAACAACCACCATGCCTCCTCTCACGCTAACAAG GACTTGGAGGACATGAAGAAGAGGCTGAAGGAGATTGAGGAAGAAGCTAGCGCCCTACGTGAAATGCAGGCCAAGGTCGAGAAAGAGATGGGCGCTGTTCAAG ATTCAACTGGATCTTCTGCAAGTCAAGCTGAAAAGGAGGAAGTGGATTCTCGATCAATCTATGTTGGTAAT GTTGACTATGCATGCACACCTGAAGAAGTTCAACAGCATTTTCAGTCGTGTGGAACTGTGAACAGAGTTACAATATTGACAGACAAATTTGGGCAGCCAAAAGGATTTGCTTATGTAGAGTTCGTTGAGATAGATGCTGTTCAGAATGCTCTCCTGTTAAATGAATCAGAATTGCATGGTCGACAACTGAAG GTGTCTGCTAAGCGTACAAATGTTCCTGGGATGAAACAGTATTTTGGAAGACGACCTGGGGGTTTCCGATCCAGGAGGCCTTTCATGCCTGCTCCATTCTATCCACCATATGGTTATGG AAGGGTCCCAAGGTTTAGAAGACCTACTCGATACAGGCCATACTAG
- the LOC107618790 gene encoding polyadenylate-binding protein 1 isoform X3, whose translation MLVDYACTPEEVQQHFQSCGTVNRVTILTDKFGQPKGFAYVEFVEIDAVQNALLLNESELHGRQLKVSAKRTNVPGMKQYFGRRPGGFRSRRPFMPAPFYPPYGYGRVPRFRRPTRYRPY comes from the exons ATGTTG GTTGACTATGCATGCACACCTGAAGAAGTTCAACAGCATTTTCAGTCGTGTGGAACTGTGAACAGAGTTACAATATTGACAGACAAATTTGGGCAGCCAAAAGGATTTGCTTATGTAGAGTTCGTTGAGATAGATGCTGTTCAGAATGCTCTCCTGTTAAATGAATCAGAATTGCATGGTCGACAACTGAAG GTGTCTGCTAAGCGTACAAATGTTCCTGGGATGAAACAGTATTTTGGAAGACGACCTGGGGGTTTCCGATCCAGGAGGCCTTTCATGCCTGCTCCATTCTATCCACCATATGGTTATGG AAGGGTCCCAAGGTTTAGAAGACCTACTCGATACAGGCCATACTAG